The following coding sequences are from one Myxococcales bacterium window:
- a CDS encoding DUF1801 domain-containing protein, with protein sequence MSASTVTEYLAALPTERRDALQSVRRGINRALPPGYKEGIQFGMISWFVPLSKYPAGYGGNPKQPLPLISLASKKSYMALHMICFYGQPALLDWFNTQYKKSGKKLDMGVGCLRFKTVTDLALDVVEGTIARLPLEKYATGYQATRNAMGKGKNKSKPAAGA encoded by the coding sequence ATGTCGGCATCCACTGTCACGGAGTATCTTGCCGCGCTCCCCACGGAGCGGCGGGACGCATTGCAATCCGTGCGGCGAGGAATTAACCGCGCCCTTCCGCCAGGATACAAGGAGGGAATTCAGTTCGGCATGATCAGCTGGTTCGTCCCGCTGTCCAAATACCCCGCTGGCTACGGGGGAAATCCCAAGCAGCCCCTGCCGCTCATTAGTCTGGCCTCAAAGAAATCGTACATGGCGCTGCACATGATTTGCTTCTACGGCCAGCCAGCGTTGTTGGATTGGTTCAACACCCAGTACAAAAAGAGCGGCAAGAAGCTGGACATGGGCGTGGGTTGCCTTCGTTTCAAGACGGTGACGGACCTGGCGCTGGATGTGGTGGAAGGCACCATCGCTCGACTCCCACTCGAGAAATACGCAACTGGCTATCAGGCCACGCGTAACGCCATGGGCAAGGGAAAGAACAAATCGAAACCCGCGGCTGGCGCGTAG
- a CDS encoding response regulator transcription factor — protein MTAQILIVEDEVDLATTVEINLQREGYVTKAVTTGAEALIAAAADPQPNLILLDLMLPDLPGTEVCRRLKENPRTRDIPVILCTARGSEVDRVVGFEIGADDYVVKPFSVRELGLRVRALLRRVQHSEGEAEQIKFGRLRVDKQAHRAWIDEQEIFLTALEFRLLSTFISRRGRVQSRDALLSDVWGIEADVTTRTVDTHVKRLREKLGELGDYIETLRGVGYRFRDEA, from the coding sequence ATGACGGCCCAAATCCTAATCGTCGAAGATGAGGTGGATCTGGCGACCACCGTCGAGATCAACTTGCAGCGCGAAGGTTACGTCACCAAGGCCGTCACCACCGGCGCCGAGGCGTTGATCGCAGCGGCCGCAGACCCTCAACCAAACTTGATCTTGCTCGACCTCATGCTGCCCGATCTGCCCGGCACCGAGGTCTGCCGCCGCCTCAAGGAAAACCCGCGTACCCGCGATATCCCGGTGATCTTGTGCACCGCGCGAGGCAGCGAGGTCGATCGCGTCGTGGGTTTTGAGATCGGTGCCGACGACTACGTGGTCAAGCCTTTTAGCGTGCGCGAGCTAGGGCTGCGCGTGCGCGCCCTGCTGCGCCGCGTGCAGCACAGCGAGGGCGAGGCAGAGCAAATTAAGTTTGGCCGCTTGCGCGTCGATAAGCAGGCGCACCGCGCATGGATCGACGAACAAGAGATTTTTCTCACCGCGCTCGAGTTTCGCTTGCTCTCGACGTTCATCAGCCGGCGCGGCCGCGTGCAATCGCGCGACGCCCTGCTCTCCGACGTGTGGGGCATTGAGGCCGACGTCACCACGCGCACGGTCGACACCCACGTCAAGCGTCTACGCGAAAAGCTCGGCGAGCTAGGCGACTATATCGAGACCTTGCGCGGCGTCGGCTATCGCTTTCGCGACGAGGCGTAG
- a CDS encoding acyl-CoA desaturase, producing the protein MQHIHFAPKGPFFAELKHRAQAALAARGLPQHGGARIIFKALVILAMLATSYIGLVFWAHTWWQALLSGFVLANSIILVGFCIMHDGGHFAFSDKKWLNRLAGRGLDLVGGNQTMWTIKHGVLHHTYTNLDAHDDDLETGGVLRLHPDQPWRPWHRFQHIYAWFSYCLLALIWAGNDIKNLVSGRIKSHKIGAFGAGNWIIFLTFKALFFTLGLVLPMMFHAWWVVVLGYVGVLGFVGLVMAIVFQLAHVVDHVAFPTPDAATGNVQDEWAIHQCKTTANFAPRNPFVHWYTGGLNRQIEHHLFTKISHVRYGAITGVVEQTCREYGVPYYVYPSVWAALKAHARQLAAFAKRPGTVDAAAPTGAMSIAN; encoded by the coding sequence GTGCAACACATTCATTTTGCGCCCAAAGGGCCGTTTTTTGCCGAACTTAAGCATCGCGCGCAGGCCGCGCTAGCGGCACGTGGGCTTCCACAACATGGCGGCGCGCGCATCATCTTTAAAGCGCTCGTTATCTTGGCGATGCTAGCGACGTCTTATATTGGTCTGGTTTTTTGGGCCCACACATGGTGGCAGGCGTTGCTATCGGGCTTTGTCCTCGCCAACTCGATCATCCTTGTCGGCTTTTGCATCATGCACGACGGCGGCCACTTCGCGTTTTCAGACAAGAAGTGGCTCAACCGCCTGGCCGGCCGCGGCCTCGATCTAGTCGGCGGCAACCAAACCATGTGGACCATCAAGCACGGCGTGCTGCACCACACCTATACCAACCTCGACGCGCATGACGACGATCTCGAAACCGGCGGCGTGCTGCGCCTGCATCCAGATCAGCCGTGGCGCCCGTGGCATCGCTTTCAGCACATCTACGCGTGGTTTTCGTACTGTCTGCTTGCGCTCATTTGGGCCGGCAACGACATTAAGAATCTAGTATCGGGCCGCATCAAGTCGCACAAGATTGGCGCGTTTGGCGCCGGCAATTGGATCATTTTTCTTACCTTTAAGGCGCTGTTTTTTACGCTCGGCTTGGTGTTGCCCATGATGTTCCACGCCTGGTGGGTGGTGGTGCTCGGCTACGTCGGCGTGCTCGGCTTTGTCGGCCTGGTGATGGCCATCGTGTTTCAGCTCGCCCACGTCGTCGACCACGTCGCATTCCCAACCCCCGACGCCGCCACCGGCAACGTGCAGGATGAGTGGGCGATTCACCAATGCAAGACGACGGCGAATTTCGCGCCCCGCAACCCGTTCGTGCATTGGTACACCGGCGGCCTCAACCGCCAGATCGAGCATCACCTCTTCACCAAGATTTCTCACGTCCGCTATGGCGCCATCACCGGCGTCGTCGAGCAGACCTGCCGCGAATACGGCGTGCCCTATTACGTCTATCCATCGGTGTGGGCCGCGCTCAAGGCGCATGCCCGTCAGCTCGCGGCCTTTGCCAAGCGTCCCGGGACCGTCGATGCGGCCGCACCCACCGGCGCCATGTCGATCGCCAATTAG